The Marivirga salinae DNA window GCTTTTTGAAGGGGCTTTTTATAAATATGAAGAAAAAGATAAGTTGAAATTTCAACTGGGAGCCATAAATAGAATTGCCCCAAGAAGTTATAATGGGTTTGAAAATATTGGGCAGACTTTGGGTATTTATCCTGTAGGAAGAAATATAGATGGACAAGGCAGCGAATATAGAGAGAACTCCCAATCGGATTATGTTGCATTACTTAATACTGATTACCAATTCAAAAATTTAAAGATTGAGCTTTGGGATTATTATGTGGACAATATTTTTAATGTATTGTATGTAAAGCCAGCTTTTCAAGTTAAAAACTCAGGTTTATCTGTAGCTTTTGAATGGCTTTTACAAAATAGAGTAGGGGATGGTGGAAATACTGATCGGAGTTTAAGGTATGTTCAAAGTGAAATAGCTCAGATTTTTGGTGCTCAAATTTCTCATTCCATACCGAATGGGAAAATCAGTTTAGGGTATGATCACATAACAGGACAAGGAAGATTTTTATTTCCTAGAGAGTGGGGAAGAGAGTTTTTATTTAGTTTTCAGAAAAGAGAAAGGAGCGAAGGTTTTGGAGATAATCATGCAGTAGTGATGTACTATCATCAGAATTTAAACTTTTCAAACCAAAAACTAAGGTCTATTTTAAGTGTTGGACATCAATGGAGACCATCAGTAACAGAACCTACACTAAATAAATATGCTATCCCTAATTATATGCATATAAACTTAGATTTATACTATGACAATGCTAAATGGAATGGCCTTAAACCAGAATTATTATTGACCTATAAACAGGGCACAGGAGAATATCCAGATAATCCAGCTTTTATTCTGAATAAGGTTAATTTGTTTTTAATTAATGCAATAGTGAACTATAATTTTTAACCAATTTTGTGATAAAATTGACCTTATGAAATATTTTTTTGGGATATGTAATCCATAAACTAAATGTCAAAAGGTATAAGATGATTTTTACTCAATAGTAACCTGAGTTTAA harbors:
- a CDS encoding OprD family outer membrane porin, translated to MKFTSLVSIFILIPLFLVAQADDTEKKKGNLSGQWRNYYMHSFNEGDLQDWYAVATGLKLKYTYDFNKNWQIGGAVYSSWNTGISNVESLDSTTGRESRYVAGNFNVQDLSQRFIAYPGELYVQYKTGNHQVKVGRQGFFSPFMNGQDGRMIPTLFEGAFYKYEEKDKLKFQLGAINRIAPRSYNGFENIGQTLGIYPVGRNIDGQGSEYRENSQSDYVALLNTDYQFKNLKIELWDYYVDNIFNVLYVKPAFQVKNSGLSVAFEWLLQNRVGDGGNTDRSLRYVQSEIAQIFGAQISHSIPNGKISLGYDHITGQGRFLFPREWGREFLFSFQKRERSEGFGDNHAVVMYYHQNLNFSNQKLRSILSVGHQWRPSVTEPTLNKYAIPNYMHINLDLYYDNAKWNGLKPELLLTYKQGTGEYPDNPAFILNKVNLFLINAIVNYNF